From a single Rutidosis leptorrhynchoides isolate AG116_Rl617_1_P2 chromosome 5, CSIRO_AGI_Rlap_v1, whole genome shotgun sequence genomic region:
- the LOC139850131 gene encoding uncharacterized protein: MCPPDHRLLIGGDLNGHIGTNVEGYPSAHGGFGYEVRNEEGLSILDFAVAYDLVVANSFFKKTNAQLANFHSGGHSTQIDYLLLRKGDLRICVDCKALTDLTCSSQHRLLVMDLVLQSRVTKSLRPVQPKILWKKLNGEKAETFKTLVGVRVEADVEMVSHDDADKMWTFLASTIREAANEALGVVVGTLRGHGSDRESWWLSDEVQSKVALKQLRYRELITCREGTPASRTRVEERYKEAKIEAKKAVAHAKDKAYEDLYRKLDSKEGANDIYRIAKARERRRRDLDSINFIKNEDGQTLVKEDEIRKIWEGYFSSLFIGGRPECHEDPQDSDIEQSHNNIYGGRIN; encoded by the coding sequence ATGTGCCCTCCGGACCATCGATTACTTATTGGTGGAGATCTAAATGGTCATATAGGAACGAATGTCGAGGGTTATCCGAGTGCCCATGGAGGCTTTGGGTACGAAGTAAGAAATGAGGAAGGGCTTTCTATTCTCGATTTTGCTGTTGCTTACGATTTGGTTGTTGCGAATTCGTTCTTCAAGAAGACGAATGCTCAGTTAGCAAATTTTCATAGTGGGGGTCATAGTACCCAAATTGACTATTTGTTACTTCGCAAAGGGGATCTTAGGATATGTGTGGACTGTAAGGCCCTGACGGACTTGACATGCTCCTCCCAGCACAGATTGTTGGTCATGGATTTGGTTCTCCAGAGTCGGGTCACCAAGAGCTTGAGGCCCGTCCAACCTAAAATCCTATGGAAGAAGTTGAACGGAGAGAAGGCGGAGACTTTTAAAACTTTGGTTGGTGTAAGAGTTGAGGCAGATGTGGAAATGGTATCTCATGATGATGCGGACAAGATGTGGACTTTTCTAGCGTCCACCATTAGAGAGGCAGCAAATGAAGCCTTAGGTGTGGTAGTAGGAACATTGAGAGGACATGGGTCGGATAGAGAATCATGGTGGCTTAGTGACGAGGTTCAAAGCAAAGTCGCGCTTAAGCAACTAAGGTATAGGGAGCTCATCACTTGTCGGGAGGGGACTCCAGCGAGTAGAACTAGGGTTGAAGAGAGATATAAAGAAGCCAAAATAGAAGCTAAGAAGGCTGTAGCCCATGCAAAAGATAAGGCATATGAAGATTTATATAGGAAACTAGACTCCAAAGAAGGAGCAAATGATATCTAcaggatagccaaagctagggaACGAAGGCGCAGGGACCTAGAtagcatcaattttatcaaaaatgAAGATGGTCAAACCTTAGTAAAGGAAGATGAAATTCGGAAAATATGGGAAGGGTATTTCTCATCCCTTTTCATTGGAGGAAGACCTGAATGTCATGAAGATCCGCAAGATTCTGATATAGAACAATCTCATAACAACATATATGGTGGGAGGATCAACTAA
- the LOC139850132 gene encoding uncharacterized protein → MGRNKSAGPDLIPIEAWRCLGDDGVRWLTCLFNKTYRSSKMPMEWRVSEIIPIYKNKGDAQTCGAKSCIRTPVGNTEVFPIEVGLHQGSALSPFLFTLILDELSRGIQKCIPWCLIFADDIVFVSESKEELTRRLEQWRVDLEGNGLQISRQNTEYLRCDFDRNNDEQDDGVNICIGD, encoded by the exons atggggagaaataaATCTGCGGGACCGGACCTGATCCCCATCGAGGCGTGGCGGTGCCTAGGCGACGATGGTGTTAGGTGGTTGACTTGCCTTTTCAACAAGACGTATCGAAGCTCTaaaatgcctatggaatggagagtGAGCGAGATTATTCCCATCTATAAGAACAAGGGGGATGCTCAAACCTGCg GGGCGAAGTCTTGCATTCGAACGCCAGTGGGAAATACCGAAGTTTTCCCAATAGAAGTAGGCCTGcatcagggatcggcccttagcccttTTCTTTTCACATTGATTCTTGATGAGCTTTCTCGAGGGATACAAAAGTGTATCCCTTGGTGCTTAATCTTTGCCGATGATATTGTGTTTGTTTCTGAATCTAAGGAGGAGCTTACTAGAAGACTGGAGCAATGGAGGGTGGATTTAGAAGGTAATGGTCTACAAATTAGTAGACAAAATACGGAATATCTTAGATGTGATTTCGATAGAAACAATGATGAACAAGATGATGGAGTGAACATCTGCATTGGAGACTAG